Proteins encoded in a region of the Brevefilum fermentans genome:
- a CDS encoding phosphatase PAP2 family protein: MAAVNLWQIVVNEFFQGLGAWLLAPMKVITFFGEELFYILLLPVLYWSFDQLLGLRVGMMLLLSNGFNAFFKFLFRLPRPCWISDTVTCHVHETSFGLPSGHAQNAISVWGWLAVEVKKRWFSIAMVALIFLIGISRLVLGVHFLGDVLFGWLIGGLLLAGFAAWSKKIGRWFEARSFGARLGLVIASTVVLMLLILVVNWALGPRWVMDPEWAGRAGQVAPFGLDGTFTLGGTWTGLLVGFVILSEKKGRFLANEGGWRRLVRFLIGLLGVVILYFGLGQVLPRGAHFLGYSMRFIRYTLVGLWVSWLAPLVFEKVGVLKFKE; encoded by the coding sequence ATGGCGGCTGTTAATCTTTGGCAAATTGTGGTTAATGAGTTTTTTCAAGGCCTGGGGGCATGGTTGTTGGCGCCCATGAAGGTTATTACGTTTTTTGGGGAAGAATTGTTTTATATCCTCTTACTGCCGGTCCTTTATTGGAGTTTTGACCAGTTGCTGGGTCTGCGCGTGGGGATGATGTTGCTGCTCAGCAACGGGTTTAATGCCTTTTTTAAGTTTTTATTCCGCTTACCGCGTCCCTGCTGGATCAGTGACACAGTCACCTGCCATGTTCATGAAACTTCGTTTGGCTTACCCTCAGGGCATGCTCAAAATGCGATCTCAGTATGGGGCTGGCTGGCTGTTGAAGTTAAGAAACGCTGGTTTTCGATTGCGATGGTGGCGCTGATTTTCCTGATCGGGATTTCCAGGCTGGTTTTAGGTGTGCACTTCCTGGGCGATGTACTGTTTGGCTGGTTGATCGGCGGCTTGCTGCTGGCGGGGTTTGCAGCCTGGTCCAAAAAAATTGGGCGCTGGTTTGAGGCGCGTTCCTTTGGCGCAAGGCTCGGGCTGGTGATTGCCAGCACAGTCGTGTTGATGCTGTTGATCCTGGTCGTTAATTGGGCTTTGGGTCCCAGGTGGGTGATGGATCCTGAATGGGCTGGTCGTGCTGGTCAGGTGGCGCCCTTCGGTCTGGATGGCACCTTTACCCTGGGTGGCACCTGGACGGGATTGCTGGTTGGTTTTGTAATCCTCTCAGAGAAAAAAGGGCGTTTCCTGGCAAATGAAGGCGGATGGCGTCGGCTGGTGCGCTTTCTGATCGGTTTGCTCGGCGTGGTGATCCTGTACTTTGGCTTGGGACAGGTCCTCCCGCGGGGTGCACATTTCCTTGGTTATTCCATGCGGTTTATTCGTTACACGCTGGTGGGTTTGTGGGTTTCATGGTTGGCACCGCTGGTATTTGAAAAAGTGGGTGTGTTGAAGTTTAAGGAATGA
- a CDS encoding glycosyltransferase family 4 protein — translation MSTFAGKVGVVQRVLAEYRAPFFNALGQACPGGLEVFAGEPRDDEMIKTATSLDSAHLIHGKNLHLLKSNFYLCLQFGLLRWLKQFNPDILIVEANPRYLRTPAALRWMRKRARPVIGWGLGAPPISGLLTGLRRRRRTHFISQFDALITYSQTGADEYARLGFPPERILIAINAVAPAPTHPLPVRPVPAKDQPERVLFVGRLQARKQVDQLLRACAQLPELLQPDLVIVGDGPDRERLENLAEEVYPRAVFTGALYGAELAEQFREADLFVLPGTGGLALQQAMSYGLPLIAAEADGTQADLVRPENGWQIPPDDLPALGAALSTALRDIPMLRKMGAESYRIVSEEINLEKMVAVFIEALKRSLP, via the coding sequence ATGAGTACGTTTGCAGGGAAGGTTGGCGTGGTACAGCGCGTTCTGGCTGAATACCGGGCGCCTTTTTTCAACGCCCTGGGCCAGGCTTGTCCTGGCGGATTGGAAGTCTTCGCTGGCGAGCCTCGCGATGACGAAATGATTAAAACCGCAACCTCCCTCGATTCTGCCCATCTTATCCATGGAAAAAACCTGCACTTGTTGAAAAGCAATTTTTATCTGTGCCTGCAATTCGGTTTGCTGCGCTGGTTGAAGCAGTTTAACCCCGATATCCTGATCGTTGAAGCCAACCCCCGATATTTACGCACTCCTGCTGCCTTGCGCTGGATGCGCAAACGGGCTCGCCCGGTGATCGGTTGGGGTTTGGGCGCGCCGCCGATATCCGGGCTGCTGACCGGATTGCGCCGTCGGCGACGCACACACTTCATCAGCCAGTTTGACGCCCTGATCACCTACAGCCAGACCGGTGCGGATGAATACGCCCGTTTGGGTTTTCCACCCGAGCGCATCTTGATTGCCATCAACGCGGTGGCTCCCGCACCCACTCACCCGCTGCCTGTACGCCCTGTACCAGCCAAAGATCAGCCCGAGCGAGTCCTGTTTGTTGGGCGACTGCAAGCGCGCAAACAGGTGGATCAATTGCTGCGCGCCTGCGCTCAACTGCCAGAATTATTACAGCCAGACCTGGTAATCGTCGGTGACGGACCCGACCGGGAGCGCCTGGAAAACCTGGCTGAGGAGGTCTACCCCCGTGCGGTGTTCACCGGTGCCCTGTACGGCGCCGAACTGGCAGAACAATTTCGTGAAGCGGATCTTTTCGTCCTGCCTGGCACCGGCGGGTTAGCGCTTCAGCAGGCCATGAGCTACGGACTGCCCTTGATCGCCGCCGAAGCTGATGGCACCCAGGCAGATCTCGTTCGCCCGGAAAACGGCTGGCAAATTCCGCCCGATGACCTGCCCGCCCTGGGCGCAGCCCTCTCCACAGCATTGAGAGATATCCCCATGCTGCGTAAAATGGGAGCTGAGAGTTACCGGATTGTGTCCGAGGAGATCAACCTGGAGAAAATGGTTGCTGTATTCATCGAGGCGCTCAAGCGGAGTTTGCCATGA
- a CDS encoding glycosyltransferase family 4 protein, protein MSTHILLIADGRSPTAQSWITNIQALGYSVSLVSTFPCNPPEGIRHFSILPIAFSQLSSSAQAGLAAPDGQPKSTPARRLIRHFAPVLQPLRYLLGPLTVARFARPYQALVSRIKPDLVHALRIPFEGMLGSYTPKGIPFIAATWGNDLTLHASASPLMRTFTQRCLVCADGFAADTQRDVRLARNWGLPADVPTLVVPGSGGLDLNAIFAAPSLDPDAFGLPASGVFVVNPRGMRPKSVHQDVFFAAIPAVLARYPEVHFICPNLAGIRQAETWVSQYGIQSNTHLLPKLSQPQLWSLLKTARVFVSPSSHDGTPNSLLEAMSCGCFPIAGDIESLREWIENGINGLLVDPRSPTQLAEALCQALEDQTLRQKATEHNLALVRQRASQEATHPQISNFYEKLLGDDPTSRRAPRAL, encoded by the coding sequence ATGAGCACACATATCTTGTTGATCGCTGATGGTCGCAGCCCTACGGCACAAAGCTGGATCACAAACATCCAGGCGCTGGGTTACTCCGTCAGCCTGGTTTCCACCTTCCCCTGCAACCCACCAGAAGGCATAAGACATTTTTCTATTCTGCCAATCGCTTTCAGCCAACTGAGCTCTTCAGCCCAGGCCGGTTTAGCCGCCCCTGACGGTCAGCCCAAATCCACTCCTGCGCGTAGGCTGATCCGCCATTTTGCCCCGGTCTTGCAACCTCTGCGCTATCTCCTGGGTCCGCTGACGGTCGCCAGGTTTGCCCGTCCCTACCAGGCGCTGGTATCCAGGATCAAGCCCGACCTGGTACATGCACTGCGCATCCCCTTTGAGGGCATGCTGGGCAGCTATACCCCAAAAGGAATCCCTTTCATCGCCGCTACCTGGGGCAATGACCTGACCCTGCATGCCAGCGCCTCGCCTTTAATGCGCACCTTCACACAACGCTGCCTGGTGTGTGCCGATGGCTTTGCCGCCGATACGCAGCGGGACGTGCGCCTGGCGCGCAACTGGGGTCTGCCAGCAGATGTGCCGACGCTGGTCGTCCCCGGCTCAGGAGGTTTGGATCTAAACGCCATATTCGCTGCCCCGTCCTTGGACCCTGACGCATTTGGCTTGCCAGCATCCGGTGTCTTTGTGGTCAACCCGCGTGGCATGCGGCCAAAATCTGTTCATCAGGATGTATTCTTTGCTGCTATTCCTGCCGTCCTTGCTCGCTATCCCGAAGTTCATTTTATCTGCCCCAACCTGGCTGGGATCCGCCAGGCTGAAACCTGGGTCAGCCAATATGGCATTCAAAGCAATACCCACCTGCTGCCCAAACTCTCCCAACCTCAATTATGGTCGCTGCTCAAAACTGCCCGGGTATTTGTTTCACCCAGCAGTCACGACGGCACCCCCAACTCGCTGTTGGAAGCAATGTCCTGCGGCTGTTTCCCGATCGCCGGCGATATAGAATCCCTGCGGGAATGGATTGAAAACGGCATTAACGGTCTGCTGGTAGACCCACGCTCACCCACGCAGCTGGCTGAAGCGCTGTGTCAGGCTCTGGAGGATCAAACACTGCGCCAAAAAGCAACTGAGCACAACCTGGCTCTGGTCAGGCAACGGGCTTCCCAGGAGGCAACTCACCCGCAAATTTCAAATTTTTACGAGAAATTGCTGGGGGATGATCCGACTTCGCGTCGCGCTCCCCGTGCCCTTTAA